From the Armatimonadota bacterium genome, one window contains:
- a CDS encoding bifunctional (p)ppGpp synthetase/guanosine-3',5'-bis(diphosphate) 3'-pyrophosphohydrolase, which yields MSAIAQDIDLPESVTELVEKVRAYLPSEPTTKIIDAYHYAEEMHKGQKRSSGEAYITHPLAVAHILADINMDLETVIAGLLHDVIEDTPATYDQVKKRFGKTVADRVQGVSKLEWPTELLERENEVARKRQEVTKIAENLRKMLLAISDDLRVLVIKLADRLHNMQTLESLRPDKQARIATETLQIYAPLAHRLGIWQIKWQLDNLAFKYLFPNEYKDLSEKVSRSRQERDREVDRLVVALKERLAEQGIKAEVRGRSKHLWSIFQKMRRENIEFEQIHDLMAVRVIVNTEGECYQALGIVHDLWVPIQELFYDYIGKPKPNGYRSLHTKVIVPTGQTMEVQIRTQEMHRVAEHGLAAHWQYKEGKEDAAAAAKMTKLRAQLSDWTDPRHSSEFMNSLLGDLYPDQVTVWTPRGDVIELPVGSTPIDYAYRIHTDLGAHCFGAKANGRMVPLNYQLRNGDVMEILTRPSAAPSMDWLKWVKTSSARSKIRAYFRRIRREGSVDRGRELVEREAERSGFARNLLQEHIETIATAMHFNTVEDLLASVGEGLASATNAITKLKALLPAKHEEAAIPTEVSRPRTVVSEGTHDVLTRRARCCLPLPGDDILGYITRGRGMVMHRSMCPNIRAYQDREPERVIALDWNTGGKSMFPVGIRIDTTDRIGLLGDVTTILAEMQCNIRAAKIRAHQNNTATIEIEIDARDSDHLAQAFQKLRTLGDVLNVYRQEPKPKKA from the coding sequence GTGAGCGCAATCGCCCAAGACATTGATCTGCCCGAATCGGTTACGGAGCTTGTGGAGAAGGTCCGCGCTTATCTGCCGTCCGAGCCGACCACCAAGATTATCGACGCCTATCACTACGCCGAGGAGATGCACAAGGGTCAAAAGCGAAGCTCTGGCGAGGCGTATATCACCCATCCTCTGGCCGTCGCGCACATTTTGGCCGATATCAACATGGACTTGGAGACCGTCATTGCGGGTCTGTTGCACGATGTGATCGAGGACACCCCGGCGACCTACGATCAGGTCAAGAAGCGATTTGGGAAGACCGTCGCCGACCGCGTGCAGGGCGTTAGCAAATTAGAGTGGCCGACGGAGCTTTTGGAGCGCGAGAACGAGGTGGCGCGGAAGCGGCAAGAGGTTACTAAGATCGCCGAGAACTTGCGAAAGATGCTTCTGGCCATTTCGGACGATCTGCGCGTGCTAGTGATTAAACTGGCGGACCGACTGCACAACATGCAAACTCTGGAGAGTCTGCGGCCCGACAAGCAGGCCCGCATCGCCACTGAGACGCTTCAGATTTACGCTCCCCTTGCGCACCGTTTGGGCATCTGGCAGATCAAGTGGCAATTGGACAATTTGGCGTTCAAATATCTGTTTCCAAACGAATACAAGGACCTCTCCGAAAAGGTCTCCCGCAGCCGCCAAGAGCGCGACCGCGAGGTCGATCGTCTGGTCGTTGCGCTAAAAGAGCGACTGGCCGAGCAAGGCATCAAGGCAGAGGTGCGCGGGCGGTCGAAACACCTGTGGAGCATCTTTCAGAAGATGCGGCGGGAGAACATCGAGTTCGAGCAGATTCACGACTTGATGGCCGTGCGCGTGATCGTGAACACAGAGGGCGAATGCTATCAGGCGCTGGGCATCGTTCACGATCTGTGGGTGCCCATTCAGGAGCTTTTTTACGATTACATCGGCAAGCCGAAGCCGAACGGCTACCGCTCGTTGCACACCAAGGTGATCGTGCCGACGGGGCAGACGATGGAGGTGCAAATACGAACGCAAGAGATGCACAGGGTTGCTGAGCACGGGCTGGCCGCGCACTGGCAATATAAAGAGGGCAAGGAGGACGCCGCTGCGGCCGCCAAGATGACCAAGCTGCGCGCTCAGCTTTCGGATTGGACGGACCCCAGGCACAGTTCGGAGTTCATGAACAGCCTCTTGGGCGATCTCTATCCCGATCAGGTTACGGTTTGGACGCCCAGAGGCGACGTGATCGAGCTGCCGGTGGGATCGACGCCGATCGACTACGCCTATCGCATTCACACCGACTTGGGAGCGCACTGCTTTGGCGCCAAGGCGAACGGGCGGATGGTGCCATTGAACTATCAACTGCGCAATGGCGACGTGATGGAGATTCTGACCCGCCCCAGCGCCGCGCCGAGCATGGATTGGTTAAAATGGGTGAAGACCTCGAGCGCTCGGTCCAAGATTCGCGCCTACTTCCGCCGGATTCGGCGAGAGGGCTCGGTGGACCGTGGGCGAGAGTTGGTGGAACGCGAGGCCGAACGTTCTGGCTTTGCGCGAAATCTCCTGCAGGAGCACATCGAAACGATCGCGACGGCTATGCACTTTAACACGGTTGAGGATCTGCTGGCCAGCGTGGGCGAGGGTTTAGCCAGCGCGACCAACGCCATCACCAAACTCAAGGCGCTGTTGCCGGCCAAGCACGAAGAGGCGGCAATCCCGACCGAAGTGAGCCGGCCCCGAACCGTGGTTTCGGAAGGCACGCACGACGTGCTCACGCGGCGGGCGCGCTGTTGCCTGCCCTTGCCGGGCGACGACATTTTGGGCTACATCACCCGAGGTCGCGGGATGGTGATGCACCGGTCGATGTGCCCTAACATCCGCGCCTATCAAGATCGAGAGCCGGAGCGCGTGATCGCGTTGGATTGGAACACGGGCGGCAAATCGATGTTTCCCGTTGGCATCCGCATCGACACGACGGATCGGATTGGGCTTTTGGGAGACGTTACAACGATCCTGGCCGAGATGCAGTGCAACATCCGAGCGGCCAAAATTCGCGCGCATCAGAATAACACGGCGACCATCGAGATCGAG